Proteins encoded together in one Longimicrobium sp. window:
- a CDS encoding Trm112 family protein — MIEPWLLELLVCPRCKGELRYEQSPESLVCERDRLRFEVRDNIPIMLIDEATSLDAQPAR; from the coding sequence GTGATCGAGCCGTGGCTGCTGGAGCTGCTGGTCTGCCCCCGGTGCAAGGGCGAGCTCCGCTACGAGCAGAGCCCCGAGTCGCTGGTGTGCGAGCGCGACCGGCTGCGCTTCGAGGTGCGCGACAACATCCCCATCATGCTGATCGACGAGGCCACTTCCCTGGACGCGCAGCCCGCGCGCTGA